In one window of Deinococcus aquiradiocola DNA:
- a CDS encoding 50S ribosomal protein L25/general stress protein Ctc — protein MELKATPRTTREALQEGKMPAVAYNKEQNVSFTIDRKEFDKAFRAQGRTGIFDIVIEGGESFPALVKTVQMDARRRLPIHVDFTLVHYGEPVEVDVPVHTSGKAAGEINGGLVDIVAHNVRVIAPGPRRIPQELVVDVTKLNIGDHVTAGQIKLPDGVKLAGDADLMVVSVLPPRLSEGEAAAEEQAAQVAGLVAAGELSEEAAEAVLEGEATLEEVKGEAAPSEE, from the coding sequence ATGGAACTCAAGGCAACCCCACGCACCACCCGAGAAGCGCTGCAGGAAGGCAAGATGCCCGCCGTGGCTTACAACAAAGAGCAGAACGTCTCCTTCACCATCGACCGCAAGGAGTTCGACAAGGCCTTCCGTGCGCAGGGCCGCACCGGCATCTTCGACATCGTGATCGAGGGCGGCGAGAGCTTCCCCGCCCTCGTCAAGACCGTGCAGATGGATGCCCGCCGCCGCCTGCCCATCCACGTCGACTTCACGCTCGTCCACTACGGCGAGCCGGTCGAAGTGGACGTGCCCGTGCACACCAGCGGCAAGGCCGCCGGTGAGATCAACGGCGGTCTGGTCGACATCGTCGCCCACAACGTCCGCGTCATCGCGCCCGGCCCGCGCCGCATCCCCCAGGAGCTCGTGGTGGACGTCACGAAGCTCAACATCGGTGACCACGTCACCGCCGGCCAGATCAAGCTGCCCGACGGCGTGAAGCTCGCCGGTGACGCCGACCTGATGGTCGTCAGCGTCCTGCCGCCCCGCCTTTCCGAAGGCGAGGCCGCTGCCGAAGAGCAGGCCGCCCAGGTGGCCGGTCTGGTCGCTGCTGGCGAGCTGAGCGAGGAGGCCGCCGAGGCCGTCCTGGAAGGCGAAGCGACCCTCGAAGAAGTCAAGGGCGAAGCCGCCCCCAGCGAGGAGTAA
- a CDS encoding TatD family hydrolase — MIDSHCHLDYIERPSEALSELGLTGVVCIGASPEHARAAVALAEEFPQVWATVGIHPTDAAEQDSPEARATLEALATHPRVVGVGESGLDDYWAQDVRAQQMAAFEWQLDLAGRVGKPVVVHTRDRQGQESAHVGVMECLGAWGGGTAILHCFSGHRGLLEVGLARGDYFGFAGNVTFRNAPEIQAAAREVPLDRLLVETDAPFLAPVPKRGRPNRPGFVRYTLEFLAALRGLPVEELERVTDENARRVYGLS; from the coding sequence GTGATCGACAGTCATTGCCATCTGGATTACATCGAGCGGCCGAGTGAGGCGTTGTCGGAGTTGGGGTTGACGGGCGTGGTGTGCATCGGGGCGAGTCCGGAGCATGCGCGGGCGGCGGTGGCGCTGGCGGAGGAGTTCCCGCAGGTGTGGGCGACGGTGGGCATTCACCCGACGGACGCGGCGGAGCAGGATTCGCCGGAGGCGCGCGCGACGCTGGAGGCGCTGGCCACCCACCCGCGCGTGGTGGGGGTGGGGGAGAGCGGCCTGGACGATTACTGGGCGCAGGACGTGCGGGCGCAGCAGATGGCGGCGTTCGAGTGGCAGCTGGACCTGGCGGGCCGGGTGGGGAAGCCGGTCGTGGTCCACACGCGGGACCGTCAGGGGCAGGAGTCGGCGCACGTGGGCGTGATGGAGTGCCTGGGGGCGTGGGGGGGCGGGACGGCGATCCTGCACTGCTTCTCCGGGCACCGTGGCCTGCTGGAGGTGGGGCTCGCGCGCGGGGATTACTTCGGGTTCGCGGGGAACGTGACGTTCAGGAACGCGCCGGAGATTCAGGCGGCGGCGCGGGAGGTGCCGCTGGACCGGCTGCTGGTGGAGACGGACGCGCCGTTCCTGGCGCCCGTCCCGAAGCGCGGTCGGCCGAACCGTCCGGGGTTCGTGCGGTACACGCTGGAGTTCCTGGCGGCGCTGCGTGGCCTGCCGGTGGAGGAGCTGGAGCGCGTGACGGACGAGAACGCCCGGCGCGTGTACGGCCTGTCGTGA
- a CDS encoding CaiB/BaiF CoA transferase family protein — protein sequence MTTPFETGLPLSGVRVADFTRVLTGPFCTMLLADLGADVIKIEPPGGDDTRAWGPPFQQSGQGRESSYFLSVNRGKRSVQLDLKTPDGLDAARAVIGSADILVENFRPGTLDRFGLGWDALHALHPRLIYGAVSGFGQSGPYRDRAGYDVIAQGMGGLMSYNGEEGRPPVRVGVAVADVFAGSLITQALLAALYAREKTGRGQRVDVNLLEGVIALGTSQVSRYLAAGEIPAPMGNDHRSIVPYGTYPCGDGFINVAVGNDSLWRRFCAALDLPDLASDARLDSNEGRVAHREELNAALERGMARYTRAEVMARLDTAGVPCGPVYDMKDVFDDPHVRDQRLAVTVPHATLGTTTVTAAPWSFGGERPPVRRGPPTLGQHTDEVLAELGLPPRP from the coding sequence ATGACCACCCCATTCGAGACGGGCCTCCCGCTCTCCGGCGTTCGCGTGGCGGACTTCACGCGCGTCCTCACCGGACCCTTCTGCACCATGCTGCTCGCGGACCTCGGCGCAGACGTCATCAAGATCGAACCGCCCGGCGGGGACGACACGCGCGCCTGGGGACCGCCCTTCCAGCAGAGCGGTCAGGGCCGCGAATCCAGTTACTTCCTGAGCGTCAACCGCGGCAAGCGCAGCGTGCAGCTCGACCTGAAAACCCCGGACGGCCTGGACGCCGCCCGCGCCGTGATCGGCAGCGCCGACATCCTCGTCGAGAACTTCCGGCCCGGCACGCTCGACCGGTTCGGGCTCGGCTGGGACGCCCTGCACGCCCTGCACCCGAGACTCATCTACGGTGCCGTCTCCGGCTTCGGGCAGAGCGGCCCGTACCGCGACCGGGCCGGGTACGACGTGATCGCGCAGGGCATGGGCGGCCTCATGAGCTACAACGGCGAGGAGGGCCGCCCGCCCGTCCGGGTCGGCGTGGCCGTCGCGGACGTGTTCGCCGGGAGCCTCATCACGCAGGCGCTCCTCGCGGCACTGTACGCCCGCGAGAAGACCGGACGCGGACAGCGGGTGGACGTGAACCTGCTGGAGGGCGTCATCGCGCTCGGCACGAGCCAGGTGAGCCGCTACCTCGCCGCCGGAGAGATCCCCGCCCCGATGGGCAACGACCACCGCAGCATCGTCCCGTACGGCACGTACCCCTGCGGGGACGGGTTCATCAACGTCGCCGTCGGCAACGACTCGCTCTGGAGGCGCTTCTGCGCGGCCCTCGACCTGCCGGACCTCGCCAGCGACGCCCGCCTGGACAGCAACGAGGGCCGCGTCGCACACCGCGAGGAACTCAACGCCGCGCTGGAACGCGGCATGGCCCGCTACACGCGCGCCGAAGTCATGGCGCGCCTCGACACGGCAGGCGTGCCGTGCGGCCCCGTGTACGACATGAAGGACGTGTTCGACGACCCGCACGTCCGCGACCAGCGCCTCGCCGTGACCGTCCCGCACGCCACGCTCGGCACCACCACCGTCACCGCCGCCCCCTGGAGTTTCGGCGGGGAACGCCCACCCGTCCGGCGCGGCCCACCCACCCTCGGCCAGCACACCGACGAGGTCCTCGCCGAACTCGGCCTGCCGCCCCGCCCCTGA
- a CDS encoding NfeD family protein — translation MSMVFTVCALVGCGLLLLSLLGDHSSSLHDLAGHPEVAPPGGHAFGGSLLSWFSLRSVVSFVAFFGLGGLLAAWLALRPELQLVFALVAGAAVGGFTAFVFRLAEVRGELTARTTPLVGRTAQVIVAPHGAVPGKVLLTAGGQSEQMLARSSDDLTPGDQVLVISQAGGLLDVKRWDAR, via the coding sequence ATGTCGATGGTCTTCACCGTGTGCGCCCTGGTCGGGTGCGGTCTGCTGCTGTTGTCCCTGCTGGGCGATCATTCCAGCAGCCTTCACGATCTCGCCGGGCATCCGGAGGTCGCGCCGCCGGGCGGTCATGCGTTCGGGGGCAGCCTGCTGTCCTGGTTCAGTCTGCGGAGCGTGGTGAGTTTCGTGGCGTTCTTCGGGCTGGGCGGGCTGCTCGCGGCGTGGCTGGCGCTCCGGCCGGAGCTGCAGCTGGTGTTCGCGCTGGTGGCGGGCGCGGCGGTGGGGGGGTTCACGGCGTTCGTGTTCCGGCTCGCGGAGGTGCGCGGGGAGCTGACGGCCCGCACGACGCCGCTGGTGGGCCGCACGGCGCAGGTGATCGTCGCGCCGCACGGCGCGGTGCCGGGCAAGGTGCTGCTCACGGCGGGCGGGCAGAGCGAGCAGATGCTCGCCCGCAGCAGCGACGACCTCACGCCCGGCGATCAGGTGCTCGTGATCTCGCAGGCGGGCGGTCTGCTCGACGTGAAACGCTGGGACGCCCGCTGA
- the rsmA gene encoding 16S rRNA (adenine(1518)-N(6)/adenine(1519)-N(6))-dimethyltransferase RsmA: protein MTNPPDPAEHQEPLKLYSPRTVRELLERHGLRPTKSLGQNFLIDGNILRLIAEAGGAGEGVDVLEVGPGLGVLTRELAERGSRVTTLEKDERLQGVLAETLAGLDVRVVWGDALDFDYASLPAGTRVIANLPYYISTALLTRFMRSGRVASATVLVQREVAERLGAQPGQDGYGYLSALISLHGKAKLLRDVPKGSFFPAPDVTSSVVRLDFTGEQPPEGLVRLLEQALHHRRKTLRNNLRMAGYAPEVLDAAILGAGLPADVRAEDVPLPAMRELHRLLS from the coding sequence ATGACGAACCCACCCGATCCCGCCGAACACCAAGAGCCGCTGAAGCTGTACTCGCCGCGTACCGTGCGCGAACTGCTGGAACGGCACGGCCTGCGCCCCACCAAGAGCCTCGGTCAGAACTTCCTGATCGACGGCAACATCCTGCGCCTCATCGCGGAGGCGGGCGGGGCGGGGGAGGGTGTGGACGTGCTGGAGGTCGGGCCGGGCCTGGGCGTTCTCACGCGGGAACTCGCGGAGCGCGGGTCGCGCGTCACGACGCTCGAGAAGGACGAGCGCCTGCAGGGCGTGCTGGCGGAGACGCTGGCGGGCCTGGACGTGCGGGTGGTGTGGGGGGACGCGCTGGATTTCGATTACGCGTCGCTGCCTGCGGGCACGCGCGTCATCGCGAACCTCCCGTACTACATCAGCACGGCGCTCCTGACGCGCTTCATGCGCAGCGGGCGCGTGGCGAGCGCGACGGTGCTGGTGCAGCGCGAGGTGGCCGAACGGCTGGGCGCGCAGCCCGGCCAGGACGGGTACGGGTACCTGTCGGCGCTCATCTCGCTGCACGGGAAGGCGAAACTGCTGCGCGACGTGCCGAAAGGCTCGTTCTTCCCCGCGCCGGACGTGACGAGCAGCGTGGTGCGGCTGGACTTCACGGGCGAGCAGCCGCCCGAGGGGCTGGTGCGGCTGCTGGAGCAGGCGCTGCATCACCGCCGCAAGACGCTGCGCAACAACCTGCGGATGGCCGGGTACGCGCCGGAAGTGCTCGACGCGGCCATCCTGGGGGCGGGCCTGCCCGCTGACGTGCGTGCCGAGGACGTGCCGCTGCCCGCCATGCGCGAACTGCACCGCCTGCTCTCCTGA
- a CDS encoding carbohydrate kinase family protein yields MKFYVIGDVTVDHLYHLKHLPAPGEEVAPIRATMQPGGAGGTISVTLARLGHTVLLGARVGQDPFADYALSKVRESGVSESAVQRDPELLTSTITVMQTPDGKRAMISYGGANRELDAAKLKKKDIDSSDALIVSAYSLISGPQREYAVKALGLAKKAGVPTFMDLGTGAVNAVGTGLLDTVIGCEYLLLNQHELLALTGTSSISTALAALGRRGVQTVVVKVGAMGSIVWTPEETELIDPVKVGDAVVDTTGAGDAFVAAFAHSVLSGQTLASSALAANAAGVFSATSVGAQTRTITPEDLQALMPN; encoded by the coding sequence TTGAAATTTTATGTGATCGGCGATGTGACAGTGGATCATCTGTACCACCTGAAACACCTGCCCGCCCCCGGTGAGGAAGTCGCCCCCATCCGCGCCACCATGCAGCCCGGCGGTGCGGGCGGCACCATCAGCGTCACGCTCGCCCGCCTGGGGCACACGGTGCTGCTCGGCGCGCGCGTCGGCCAGGACCCCTTCGCGGATTACGCGCTCAGCAAGGTCCGCGAGAGCGGCGTCAGCGAGAGCGCCGTGCAGCGCGACCCGGAACTGCTGACCAGCACCATCACCGTCATGCAGACGCCCGACGGGAAGCGCGCCATGATCAGTTACGGCGGCGCGAACCGCGAACTGGACGCAGCGAAACTCAAGAAGAAGGACATCGACAGCAGCGACGCGCTGATCGTGTCCGCGTACAGCCTCATCAGCGGCCCGCAACGCGAGTACGCCGTCAAGGCACTCGGCCTCGCCAAGAAGGCGGGCGTGCCGACCTTCATGGACCTCGGGACGGGCGCCGTGAACGCCGTCGGGACGGGCCTGCTCGACACCGTGATCGGCTGCGAGTACCTGCTCCTGAATCAGCACGAACTGCTCGCCCTGACCGGCACGTCCAGCATCAGCACGGCCCTCGCCGCGCTCGGACGGCGCGGCGTGCAGACGGTCGTCGTGAAGGTCGGCGCGATGGGCAGCATCGTCTGGACGCCCGAGGAGACGGAACTCATCGACCCCGTCAAGGTCGGGGACGCCGTGGTGGACACCACCGGCGCAGGCGACGCCTTCGTGGCCGCCTTCGCGCACTCGGTCCTGAGCGGACAGACGCTCGCCAGCAGCGCCCTCGCCGCAAACGCCGCCGGGGTGTTCTCCGCCACCAGCGTCGGCGCGCAGACCCGCACCATCACGCCCGAGGACCTGCAGGCCCTCATGCCGAACTGA
- a CDS encoding flotillin family protein — MTQSLSLAGLILFGIIVVILILQRLLIVVPPNKVLVVSGRARTTSEGDTVGYRVIRGGRAFRIPVLEKISWMDLNTIPLDLKIENAYSKGGIPLTIHAVANVKINGNEPQLSNAIERFLDTPVASLTNITRDTLEGNLRGVVATLTPEEINEDRLRFAEALIEEAEHDMGNLGIKLDTLKIQNVSDGSGYLGSIGRRKTAEVLKEARIAEAERDAEATQAEAQARQRSQVAQAISSQAVIEEQNKLEVRRTELGAVQLSRQNEAAVESELAKVRATQGFEQERAALEATLRQRTAEATRQARVIEAQQNAEAAEAEAQARQRAQVAQTAAEQAILERQNELRVRRAELDAVAGSRENEARVAAERAQVVAQQQLEQERILLNEKKYEAEIVAPARAKREASLLEAQAAAAPIIEEGRAKAQAVQLLVDAFRNAGPEGERAFVLNMLPGIVEQFAASVQGMTIDRLTVLDSGNGQAARSAVQLLPSNIISMVEQVETATGVNLLSMLQGRAAMPDTLNGKSDPS, encoded by the coding sequence ATGACCCAGTCGCTTTCGCTCGCCGGTCTGATCCTGTTCGGCATCATCGTCGTGATCCTCATCCTGCAGCGCCTGCTGATCGTGGTGCCGCCCAACAAGGTGCTGGTCGTGTCGGGCCGCGCCCGCACCACCAGCGAGGGGGACACGGTCGGGTACCGCGTCATCCGGGGCGGGCGGGCCTTCCGCATCCCGGTGCTGGAGAAGATCTCGTGGATGGACCTGAACACCATTCCGCTCGACCTGAAGATCGAGAACGCGTACAGCAAGGGCGGCATTCCGCTCACCATTCACGCCGTCGCGAACGTGAAGATCAACGGCAACGAACCGCAGCTCAGCAACGCCATCGAACGCTTTCTGGACACGCCGGTCGCGTCGCTGACGAACATCACGCGCGACACGCTGGAAGGCAACCTGCGCGGCGTGGTCGCCACGCTCACGCCGGAGGAGATCAACGAGGACCGCCTGCGGTTCGCGGAGGCGCTCATCGAGGAGGCCGAGCACGACATGGGCAACCTCGGCATCAAGCTCGACACGCTCAAGATCCAGAACGTCTCGGACGGCAGCGGGTACCTGGGCAGCATCGGGCGGCGCAAGACGGCCGAAGTGCTGAAGGAGGCGCGCATCGCGGAGGCCGAACGGGACGCGGAGGCCACGCAGGCCGAAGCGCAGGCGCGTCAGCGCAGTCAGGTGGCGCAGGCGATCAGCAGTCAGGCGGTGATCGAGGAGCAGAACAAGCTGGAGGTGCGCCGCACGGAGCTGGGCGCCGTGCAGCTGTCGCGTCAGAACGAGGCGGCGGTCGAGTCGGAGCTCGCGAAGGTGCGCGCCACGCAGGGCTTCGAGCAGGAGCGCGCGGCGCTGGAGGCCACGCTGCGGCAGCGGACGGCGGAAGCGACCCGGCAGGCGCGCGTGATCGAGGCGCAGCAGAACGCCGAGGCGGCCGAAGCGGAAGCGCAGGCGCGGCAGCGGGCGCAGGTGGCGCAGACGGCGGCGGAGCAGGCCATTCTGGAACGCCAGAACGAACTGCGCGTCCGCAGGGCCGAACTGGACGCGGTGGCGGGCAGCCGCGAGAACGAGGCGCGCGTCGCGGCCGAACGGGCGCAGGTGGTCGCGCAGCAGCAGCTGGAGCAGGAACGCATCCTGCTGAACGAGAAGAAGTACGAGGCGGAGATCGTCGCGCCTGCCCGCGCGAAACGCGAGGCGAGCCTGCTGGAGGCGCAGGCGGCGGCCGCGCCGATCATCGAGGAGGGCCGCGCGAAGGCGCAGGCGGTGCAGCTGCTGGTGGACGCCTTCCGGAACGCCGGGCCGGAGGGCGAGCGGGCCTTCGTGCTGAACATGCTGCCGGGCATCGTGGAGCAGTTCGCGGCGAGCGTGCAGGGCATGACCATCGACAGGCTGACCGTGCTGGATTCCGGCAACGGTCAGGCCGCGCGAAGCGCCGTGCAGCTGCTGCCGTCCAACATCATCTCGATGGTGGAACAGGTGGAGACCGCGACGGGCGTGAACCTGCTGTCGATGCTGCAGGGCCGCGCGGCGATGCCCGACACCCTGAACGGCAAGAGCGACCCGAGCTGA
- the argJ gene encoding bifunctional glutamate N-acetyltransferase/amino-acid acetyltransferase ArgJ encodes MTAPTLTFPKGYQSAALAAGIKPSGRTDLSCVVSSVPCTWAFAGTRSTTAAACVTRNRDLYAAGQGVRALVVNAGIANAATGTQGARDNADMADALGGIMNTRTHEVLTASTGIIGHLLPMDRLLSGLEHLPDDMTTSVPPFAAAIMTTDTRPKTAHATLSTGAVIVGTAKGSGMIHPDMATMFAFAFTDARVDQDALRAAFPAIVNRTFNAVTVDGDTSTNDMAIALANGLAGDVPLPEFLEALEGVMRDLARQIAADGEGATKLLTVRVTGALTEQEALAAARTCCVSPLLKSAVHGNDPNWGRVIMAVGRSGANVNVEAMTVSVQGTPVFAGKPLAYDAASVSASMKADEVTFEVNLGVGGAHGEAWGCDLSGEYVVINSEYTT; translated from the coding sequence ATGACCGCACCCACCCTCACCTTCCCGAAGGGCTACCAGTCCGCCGCGCTCGCCGCCGGCATCAAACCGAGCGGCCGCACCGACCTCAGCTGCGTCGTCAGCAGCGTCCCCTGCACGTGGGCGTTCGCGGGCACGCGCAGCACCACCGCCGCCGCCTGCGTCACCCGCAACCGTGACCTGTACGCGGCCGGGCAGGGCGTGCGCGCACTCGTCGTGAACGCCGGCATCGCGAACGCCGCGACCGGCACGCAGGGCGCGCGCGACAACGCCGACATGGCCGACGCGCTCGGCGGCATCATGAACACCCGCACGCACGAGGTCCTGACCGCCAGCACCGGCATCATCGGGCACCTGCTGCCCATGGACCGCCTCCTGAGCGGCCTGGAGCACCTCCCGGACGACATGACGACCAGTGTCCCGCCGTTCGCGGCCGCCATCATGACGACCGACACGCGCCCCAAGACGGCGCACGCGACCCTCAGCACGGGCGCCGTCATCGTCGGCACCGCGAAGGGCAGCGGCATGATCCACCCGGACATGGCGACCATGTTCGCGTTCGCGTTCACGGACGCCCGCGTGGATCAGGACGCGCTGCGCGCCGCGTTCCCGGCCATCGTGAACCGCACCTTCAACGCCGTCACGGTGGACGGCGACACCAGCACGAACGACATGGCCATCGCCCTCGCGAACGGCCTGGCGGGCGACGTGCCCCTCCCGGAATTCCTGGAGGCACTGGAGGGCGTGATGCGCGACCTGGCCCGCCAGATCGCGGCGGACGGGGAGGGCGCCACGAAGCTCCTGACGGTGCGCGTCACGGGCGCCCTGACGGAACAGGAGGCGCTCGCCGCGGCCCGCACCTGCTGCGTGAGCCCCCTCCTGAAGAGCGCCGTGCACGGCAACGACCCGAACTGGGGCCGCGTGATCATGGCGGTGGGCCGCAGCGGCGCGAACGTGAACGTCGAAGCGATGACCGTGAGCGTGCAGGGCACGCCCGTCTTCGCCGGGAAGCCCCTCGCGTACGACGCGGCGAGCGTGTCGGCCAGCATGAAGGCCGACGAGGTGACCTTCGAAGTGAACCTCGGCGTGGGCGGCGCGCACGGCGAAGCGTGGGGCTGCGACCTGAGCGGCGAGTACGTGGTGATCAACTCGGAGTACACGACCTAA